The DNA region GTGACAAGCCAAACTTGTCTGGGAGGGTCTCTTTGTGAGAGGAGATGAGGGACCCAGGTGCTTGGGAGACCAGTGGGGAGAGCTCCCCAGCCTGGGAGCCCCCCAGGAGGGCTTAATTGGCATATAGAAAGAATGACCGGCTCACTTTAATAACCATCCTGTGACTTGAGCTGTCCCTTCTCTCCCCAGGTTCAAAGCAGCTTGAGGTGTACCTGTCATCTGGGAGTGCTTGCTTTCCTCAGCCTTCCTGGGACAGGGAAGGGCCACTCACAATTGGGCATTAAGGCCCTGAAATTAAGACACTGTTCAGAGTCACAAAGGGTGTTTCTAGTCAAACCGGAAACACTGGCTTGCGGTCTGCTGGTCAGGTCTCCACGTGCACAGGCCCAGCGAGGTCCCGCTCTATGCGTGTCCCGCCTGATCAGTTACTTGGAAGCCTCTGGGATGCCAGCCTCTCCTCCCCCTGAGGTCGTGCCCCACAGAGACCACGTGTTAGCTGCTGACTCCCTGAGAGTGATGGGGGGATGGAAGGGATTTGGATGAGTTGAGAGGGCAGGTATCCTAGGATGGGAGGCGTCTGTGTGGCAAAGGCCCCTCTGCGCCTGGGGCCCTCCGCAGGGAAATCTCTGACGACGATTTCTGAAGGTAGTGCAGTTCTCTGCTGGGAGGAACCCACAGCGACACTGGGAAGAAAAGTGGGTCCATTCCCATGAGAACCTACACGCCGGGGACGGTAGGACACCCCACCCTACTTCAGCACTGCTTGAAGTTACAGTGAAAGAGAGAGGTCGGAATCCTTTGGGGATGAAGTCTCCTGGACCAGGTCACCTTGAGGACAGGGCTCAAGCCCCTGATAGGCCTCGGCGTCCTTGGGGgttaacaagagaagccaagtGGATCAGGAGCCTGCAGACGGACTTGGGAGGCTGCCGCTGTGCCCACCAGGGCAGGCAGCGGGCAGGCATCACAGGGGAGCCAATCAGAGGAGGAAGGGACTGCAGAGGAAAGCAGCGGTCCCGCTGCAGCTGAGCTGTCCTTGGAGGGTGGGAGccaagggaagggaggagggagggggtggggaacgACATTCCACAGGCTTTTTTGGCCCCTGACAGAGACAGGAGggtcagagagaaagggagaggagcAAGTCAGGACGCCGGGTTACAAGAGCACCAAGACCAGGCTGTTTCTGTGCGTGAGGAACTTTGCCTGGCAGATAAAATTAGACCTAGAGCTTGCTGACAGGGAGTCTGAAGCGTGGGACATGGACCGTTCCCTGGGACGGCAAGGCAGTTCTGTCCCCGAGGAGAGGGCTGAAGCTGGGGTAAGGCTGCTCCGGGAAAGGGTGGACCTGCCTCGTCTTCCCCCTTGCGTTGGCTGGATCGGGGCTCAGAGGCAGAGAAGTACTGGGTCTGTGGCAGAAGGATTGGCTCCGTGGCAGAGCCGGGGGGCCGATGAGGCCCCTGGGGTCCTGACCCCTTGGTTGGAGCTCCTGTGGGTCCCTCCTGTGCTCGCTGGAGGGAGAGTGGTGCTGGCGGCTCTCCTGGAAGGTCTGAGGAGGCTGGGGGTCTCCGTCAGGgccttccctcctccctgggcTGCTGCCCCTCTGCTCAGCGCTCCTGGTGGAACCAGGCGGAGACAGCccccctctctcccaccctcagtcTACCCCCAGACGGACTTCTGGGTTCCTGTGGGGCTGTGCAGAGGGACAGGATTTCCCCAAATTCCCCAGACTCTTGGGCTGCCAGAAAACAAGACCTGTCACACACACTCCGCCCGCCCCCCACACGCATCCCTTCCCCGTTGCTGTATAATTAATCGTCTGAGCTGGGACACTTTTAAGAGTGGAAAGTGGCAATTCTGCTAGGACAGCAAACATAAACCAGGATGAACGGTCACCCCACTGGACCCCAAGATACTGTGGGTGAGAAAAAGCCTGTTGGGTCAGGCCTGCCTCAGGACGTCTCTTCTGGCCACTTGGCCCCCACACGCTGGTTCCAGTTTCAGGCTAAAAGACCCCTTTTCCTGTCCAGGCAAGCCCTGGAGACTGTGGCTCTAAGCCGGCGGGGGCACTTGAGAGGCTACAGCCCAGAAGTAGCTCTTAGGCGGCTTTTCCCTCTAGCCCCCTTCTAGTCCCTTCCCTCTGCAGAAAGCTGGCAGTGCGTAGGACTGCATCCCTCAGTTCTTCCCGCCCTAAATGGGAACCTGCTGAAGACAGTGGCTGTCATATCTCCCCTGACTGGGACTCCACTGTGGTCTGGGGTAGCCCCCACTAGCTTGGCTGATTCCCAGGGGGTGAGTCAGCCTGTGAAGCCGGCTCTTGTCCATTGTCTGGGGGTGGCACGTGGGTATTGTGAGGCAGAGCTGAGCCCAGCACCGCCAGGCACTCCACGAAGGGGGCCGGCCCCCGAAGGAGAGAGGAAGCTTCGGGGTCTAGAACTCAGGGTCAGAGTGAGGGGGACGTGGCCTGTCTTCCCAGCTGGAGATGGTGGGGGGACAGGTCTCCGCAGAGGAGCCAGCCACtgtctgctccccccacccccgtgtgCTTCACAGTTGAGACCAGACCCCCTCCAGTACTGCCAGCTGAAGCCTAGctcggggcagggggcagggggcagggagcagcCGGGGGCGCCTCCACCTCTACAACCCTCACAGCTGGGGGCTGTCCGCAGTGTTCCCCCAGCCTCCCTCACCCGGTCCTTCCCACCCTCACGAGCATCAGGTGGCATGTTTCTCCTTCGCCCCTGGAACCCAGGCTCAGGGTCTGGAATCAGGGGGCTCAGGTCAGCTGCTCTGGGCTCCGGGAGTGAACACCTCCGGGAGAGTCGGCTCCCGAGTCCTGGGGCTCAGGGCTGCAGCGGCTGGAGTTGAGGAGCCCCCTGCTGGCTCCTGAGTCGCCCGGGGCTGGAGGCTCCCTTCTCCCCGCCCTggctccctcccgcctcccgccCCTACCATTCCTGGCGGTCTGTGCTCTCCTTCCGTCCTGAGCCACGTTCTCCTCTCCGCTCTAAAGCCTCTGTCTGCTCCGCTCATTCGGCCTGGCTTCCTGGCCTCTAGGGCAGTCCCTGGCCCTGGCGTGGAGGGGCAGCCTTGACCAGCACCCTGTTGCGAGGGAGCATCCAGACCGGAGCTGTCGGGTCCCCAGAGCGGTTGCTAGGGTGCCAGGGGCAGCTGCTGctccctggggtctcctgctgTCGTGGACCCTCCGGCTGGGAGGCCTGTGATTAGGGGAGGGTGGCGAGCGCTTCCTCTGGCTCGGCCGCCTGTGCAGCTTCCTTCCCTTCTAACCACACgtgctttcctctctccctcttgccttctcctgtcttgctccttccttcttcccttcctgccaCCGACCCGCctaccccaccccgcccctgcccctcAGATCAAGCGCTTTCTGGAGGACGCGGATGACGCAGAACTGAACAAGTTCGTGACGGATTTCCCAGGAAGCGAGACCTACCACCCACCAGAGGCCAAGACCTTGGTGCCCAGGCCCCAAATCCAGGAGCCGAGGCCCCAGGCTTCAGACCTCTGCCAGGATGACCTGGAGTTCAAACCCCCCTCGTGGCCCCAGCCCTCTGACAGCCAGCAGTACTTCTCTGCCTCAGCCCCCCTCAGCCCCTCAGCCCGGCCCCGCAGCCCGTGGGGCAAGCTCGATCCCTATGACTCCTCCGAGGTAGAGCCTCCAGCCCCCTCCGTGCCGGGGAGGGAGCCGAGGGAGCCCCAGAAGTGTGTGTCGCatgtgtgtgagtttgtgtgtgcACCCACACGTGGCTGGAGACGCGCTCTGTCCTGTGTTGGCCCCAGCTCTGTGGGGCCACCCCCACGCCCCCCATGCATTGGAACCCAACAGTGTCAGCAGGGACAGGAGCCCAGCTGGTGGCCCCACCTGGGGCCTCAGAGGAGTGTGGCAGTGATCCTGGAAGGCTGGGCAAAGACCCAAGAGGCAGGGAGAAGGCTGGCGTTGGGTCCTGGGGTCCTTCGGCCCCTGCCCTAACGCACTCTGCTTTCTCATCGTCCCCCAGGATGACAAGGAGTACGTGGGCTTTGCGACCCTCCCCAATCAAGTCCACCGGAAGTCTGTGAAGAAAGGCTTTGACTTTACCCTCATGGTGGCAGGTAGAGCAggggctgggcagagctgggcaaGAGGCGTTTCAGGTGGGGatggtctgtgtgtgtggggggggtatgggtgttagttgcttagtcgtgtccgactctttgtgaccacatggactatagcccaccaggctcctctgtccatgggattctccgggcaagaatactacagtgggttgccattcccttctccacgggatcttcccaacccaggggtggaacgcaggtctcctgcattgcaagaggcttctttactgtctgagccgctgGGGTATGGCCCGGGCAGGAGAAAGCAGCAAGTGGCTGGGCCTTTTTGCAGAACAGCCAGAAGCCGTAGGCGGCCCAAAGTCTGCATCCTTTgtgctgtgggggagggggcagtgacGAGGTCCAGAGAACCCTCAACCCTCAGGGTCCTAACATTTGCCttttgctgtgtgaccctgggaacCCCTTATCCTCTCTGGGACTCACTGGCTGGATGAGCTCTTGTCTTTGCTTGCTTCCAGCTCTGCTGTGTTTGGGTTAGTCTCTTCCCAGTGAGATAGGCAAGAAGCTCCCCCACAAACTTGGCCCAGTGGGGTGGCCTCCTGGTGACTGCTGTGTGCCTGTCCTGTCTCCCCCGTCAGGAGAGTCGGGCCTGGGGAAGTCCACGCTGGTCAACAGCCTCTTCCTCACGGATCTGTACCGGGACCGGAAGCTCCTCAGCGCAGAAGGTGAGGGAAGGAGCATGGGGACAGGCGGGCAGAGCTGACCTGGGAAATGGAGCTCACTCGGGGTCTGGGGGATACAGGAAGCTGCGGCTTCCTAGAGAGCCTGCCACGTCTCTCCGGAGGGCTGTCCAGCCTGGCAGCCCACCAGCCAGCTCCCTAAAGACTTGGGTGCTGAAGCAGGGCAGGGGCCAGAATCCTCTCTGACCCCCCAAAGGATTCCAGGAATCCGAGAAAAGAGGCCGGAGCAGAGAAGAGGCTGGGGCCGGAGCCAACAGCCACCGGCATTTCCTGTGTTGGGAAATGTGCTCTTCGCTGGTTCCCAGAGAACAGACAGGCCCCCGGGCAGCcccagggggcggggagggggcagggagggtgcGGCAGCCTGGGCAGCAGAGCTGGTTGGGATGGGCCGTGTGGTCCCAACTGGGCAGGTCCTTGGCCTCgccctggcctcagtttcccccttctCCAGAGCGTATCATGCAGACGGTGGAGATCACTAAGCATGCCGTGGACATAGAGGAGAAGGGCGTGAAGCTGCGGCTCACCATTGTGGACACACCAGGTTTTGGGGATGCCGTCAACAACACAGAGTGGTAGGTCTGACCGAGCACagaccctgcccccagcccacccaTTCCCTCCGCAGGCACACAGAGGTGCAGACACACCCCTGATGTCAGGAAGAAGGGGTGTGTGCCCTCGAGCGTGCCCCTGCCCCTTACTGGATGGCTGTCTCCTCTGTCAGGTGAGAGGGACAGCCTTGGGATAGATGACCGCTAGTGTTCCTTTGACTCTGACCTACAGTTCTAGAATAGGGGTGAGGGCACCCCCCTTTTTGAGGGAAGAGCCTCAAAAAGCAAACGTGAAAACATGTAGCAAAGGACCTGAcatatagcaggtgctcaataatggtccccctccctccatctgtTCCTTTCACCAGCAACATTTTAGGTGCTACAAGCAAGTTATTAAAGGGGTGAGAGTGCGTGGAGGGGTAGGGGAAGGTGAGAAAGAAGAGGCAAAGGGAAGGTGTGGGTGGAACTTTGTTTAAACTCCAAGCACCCTCTGGGCTACTTGCCAAAAGAAAAGTGGCTACTCgccactccccctcccctccgttaagcttccctggtgtcctgggtggggaagatcccctggagaaggaaatggcaacccactccagtattcttgcctggaaactcccatggacagaggagcctggcaggctacagtccatggggtcacaaaactgttggacacaacttagtcactaaacaacaacacctccccacctccccagtcatccctgacattttttttttttcaggaactaGAAAGATGCTTAGATAGTGGTCAGACCTAAGGGAGTAGATGAGAGGAGAATGGGTGATAGAAACAGGGGAAAAGGTGGTGGTGCCTTTGTTAAGAACATTAGGTAGGGTGGTGCTGAGACTCCTGGACTGAGAAATCAGATCCTGACTCAGCATTTAGTAACTGTGCGATCTTGAGCAAATGACTGCACTCCCATTTCTTCAGTTGAAAAATGCTGGCTTTACCAGTTGATCTAAAAATCATCTCAGAAAGATGCATGTAAATGTGCATTGAAAACTGTAAAGGGCTGTGTACACTACACTCATGGATTTAAAGACGATAATTGCAAAATAAATTTGCAGGATCAGTGCAAAATAAAAGTGCGGGGTCCCTTGTTCAAAatgattaagaatttcaagatggccaCAGCAGAGAGTAAACCAGATGTGGGCCCTCTGAGTGCGGGGCCCGCGTGTGACTGCACAGGTCACATGCCCAGGAAGCTGGCCCTGGATGGTTGCCTCCCAGACTGATCAGGATCTCACAGATCTTTCTGTGACCTGAACGCACCTCACATGCTTTATCGTTACAACATGAGACCTTGGCTCAGTACACTGGTTCATCTTCAACTTCTTGATCCAAGCCTTGAGGGGGGGGGCCACTTTGTACGTTCTTACCATAGCACTGTGCTAATGCGTAGTACATGGTCTCTGTAAATACTCCTGCTGGTCTGAGGTGGCCTCCATGTCATCACCCTTCCTAATCTAGGAATATGTCTCAGCCAGCTGATTTGCCTTGAAATTCTAGCCCCAACCAATGCCTGTTTCCTGCTTTAGCAAGTATCGCTTCCTCCTTCAATCAGTCTACTTACTTCCTCTGACATTCCATAATGTAGTAATAATTCCACTTGCCTGGCACCTCCCAGTTTACAGTGGACCTGCACATGTGCTCATTTAGTCAGCCAGCAGGAATTTCTTGAGCACAGATTAGGTGTCCAGCCCATGCTGGACATTTTACGGGATACAGAACAAGTATGAATAATCCTTGTCACTGGgaagcttacagtctagtggCAGTGGgagtgggagaagggagggggcaggTCTCTAACATGTGTGTCAGTCAGGCTAAAACTTAGGTTAGTAAATGGGTCAGGCAGTGTAGTGGCAAACATACTGAACTAGGAGTCAGAGCCCAGGGACTTGGATGGGTAGAGAATTTGCTGGCTAAAATGATCTGGATTAAGTCTCTTAGCTGCTCTGGATTTAGCTTCTTCGTGTATAAGATGAGAACAATGATACTTATAATGTTCATCTATCAGGGCATCTATCAGTGAGGACAAAACTCAATAACAGCAGAGCAAGAGACTTGAAAACTGAGgttcttgaatatatatattgaacATAGATATGGATGATATAtaccatatatgtatatgacCTTCATGTGTGGTGAAGGGAAGGGAGAGCAGTGTGCATTGGTGTAGTCACAGAAACCTTTGTGGAAGAGCTGGTTCTTGGACATGGCTTTGAAGGACAGAGTGGGCTTGGAGAGGTGGAGGAGAGGCTGGACCCACCTGAGTAAAGGCCCTGAAGTTGAACTGTGAGCCTGATTTAGGGCTGCCCTGGCCTCCAGTTGGTTTTCACTGCATCTTGCTAGTCTTCCTGCTTTGTTTGGTCACCTGGGCTCTCTTCCTCTCATCACACTAAGGGTTTAACGACCTCTGCCCACGTGCCTCGTCTGATTTTCTATCAGGATGTTTGAGATGTACCGTGACCTACTCAGGTACCTCCCTGAAGATGCAGTAAAGCAAGTCGGGGAAGAGCAAAGTCGTGAAAAGTCTGCCCAGGGCGTGGGCTGCTCGCAGCCCCAGATCTCACTAGGCAGCGCTCACTTGCAGTTTCTCTGCTTGTGTTCCCTGCCTCAGCTGGAAGCCTGTGGCTGAATACATCGACCAGCAGTTTGAGCAGTATTTCCGAGATGAGAGTGGCCTGAACCGCAAGAATATTCAAGACAACAGGGTGCACTGCTGCCTGTACTTCATCTCGCCCTTCGGCCACGGGTATGGTCTGAGCCTGAGGCTCCTGGCCCCACCAGGTGCTGCCAAGGGGACAGGCCAAGAGCACCCGGGGCAGGGCTGCCACTAGCAGGTGGTTACGGGTTCCTGTTCCCCAGGCTCCGGCCATTGGATGTTGAATTTATGAAGGCCCTGCATCAGCGGGTCAACATCGTGCCTATCCTGGCCAAGGCGGACACACTGACCCCTCCTGAAGTGGAGCGCAAGAAACGCAAAGTGAGGggagctggtgggggaggggagcaggtggGCTCCTGGAAAGGTTGGAGTCTCCCCCAGATCCATGGGCCCCTTGTGTGTTTGCCAGATCCGGGAGGAGATTGAGCACTTTGGAATCAAGGTCTACCAGTTCCCAGACTGTGACTCTGACGAGGATGAGGACTTCAAATCACAGGACCTGGCCCTAAAGGTGGGGCCACC from Cervus canadensis isolate Bull #8, Minnesota chromosome 1, ASM1932006v1, whole genome shotgun sequence includes:
- the LOC122450607 gene encoding septin-4 isoform X5 produces the protein MVAGESGLGKSTLVNSLFLTDLYRDRKLLSAEERIMQTVEITKHAVDIEEKGVKLRLTIVDTPGFGDAVNNTECWKPVAEYIDQQFEQYFRDESGLNRKNIQDNRVHCCLYFISPFGHGLRPLDVEFMKALHQRVNIVPILAKADTLTPPEVERKKRKIREEIEHFGIKVYQFPDCDSDEDEDFKSQDLALKESIPFAVIGSNTVVEARGRRVRGRLYPWGIVEVENPGHCDFVKLRTMLVRTHMQDLKDVTRETHYENYRAQCIQSMTRLVVKERNRNKLTLESGTDFPLPAVPPGTDPETERLIREKDEELRRMQEMLHKIQRQMKETH
- the LOC122450607 gene encoding septin-4 isoform X4 — protein: MDDKEYVGFATLPNQVHRKSVKKGFDFTLMVAGESGLGKSTLVNSLFLTDLYRDRKLLSAEERIMQTVEITKHAVDIEEKGVKLRLTIVDTPGFGDAVNNTECWKPVAEYIDQQFEQYFRDESGLNRKNIQDNRVHCCLYFISPFGHGLRPLDVEFMKALHQRVNIVPILAKADTLTPPEVERKKRKIREEIEHFGIKVYQFPDCDSDEDEDFKSQDLALKESIPFAVIGSNTVVEARGRRVRGRLYPWGIVEVENPGHCDFVKLRTMLVRTHMQDLKDVTRETHYENYRAQCIQSMTRLVVKERNRNKLTLESGTDFPLPAVPPGTDPETERLIREKDEELRRMQEMLHKIQRQMKETH
- the LOC122450607 gene encoding septin-4 isoform X3 encodes the protein MDRSLGRQGSSVPEERAEAGDDKEYVGFATLPNQVHRKSVKKGFDFTLMVAGESGLGKSTLVNSLFLTDLYRDRKLLSAEERIMQTVEITKHAVDIEEKGVKLRLTIVDTPGFGDAVNNTECWKPVAEYIDQQFEQYFRDESGLNRKNIQDNRVHCCLYFISPFGHGLRPLDVEFMKALHQRVNIVPILAKADTLTPPEVERKKRKIREEIEHFGIKVYQFPDCDSDEDEDFKSQDLALKESIPFAVIGSNTVVEARGRRVRGRLYPWGIVEVENPGHCDFVKLRTMLVRTHMQDLKDVTRETHYENYRAQCIQSMTRLVVKERNRNKLTLESGTDFPLPAVPPGTDPETERLIREKDEELRRMQEMLHKIQRQMKETH
- the LOC122450607 gene encoding septin-4 isoform X1, with the translated sequence MDRSLGRQGSSVPEERAEAGIKRFLEDADDAELNKFVTDFPGSETYHPPEAKTLVPRPQIQEPRPQASDLCQDDLEFKPPSWPQPSDSQQYFSASAPLSPSARPRSPWGKLDPYDSSEDDKEYVGFATLPNQVHRKSVKKGFDFTLMVAGESGLGKSTLVNSLFLTDLYRDRKLLSAEERIMQTVEITKHAVDIEEKGVKLRLTIVDTPGFGDAVNNTECWKPVAEYIDQQFEQYFRDESGLNRKNIQDNRVHCCLYFISPFGHGLRPLDVEFMKALHQRVNIVPILAKADTLTPPEVERKKRKIREEIEHFGIKVYQFPDCDSDEDEDFKSQDLALKESIPFAVIGSNTVVEARGRRVRGRLYPWGIVEVENPGHCDFVKLRTMLVRTHMQDLKDVTRETHYENYRAQCIQSMTRLVVKERNRNKLTLESGTDFPLPAVPPGTDPETERLIREKDEELRRMQEMLHKIQRQMKETH
- the LOC122450607 gene encoding septin-4 isoform X2; translation: MIKRFLEDADDAELNKFVTDFPGSETYHPPEAKTLVPRPQIQEPRPQASDLCQDDLEFKPPSWPQPSDSQQYFSASAPLSPSARPRSPWGKLDPYDSSEDDKEYVGFATLPNQVHRKSVKKGFDFTLMVAGESGLGKSTLVNSLFLTDLYRDRKLLSAEERIMQTVEITKHAVDIEEKGVKLRLTIVDTPGFGDAVNNTECWKPVAEYIDQQFEQYFRDESGLNRKNIQDNRVHCCLYFISPFGHGLRPLDVEFMKALHQRVNIVPILAKADTLTPPEVERKKRKIREEIEHFGIKVYQFPDCDSDEDEDFKSQDLALKESIPFAVIGSNTVVEARGRRVRGRLYPWGIVEVENPGHCDFVKLRTMLVRTHMQDLKDVTRETHYENYRAQCIQSMTRLVVKERNRNKLTLESGTDFPLPAVPPGTDPETERLIREKDEELRRMQEMLHKIQRQMKETH